One Patescibacteria group bacterium DNA window includes the following coding sequences:
- a CDS encoding DUF4325 domain-containing protein, whose translation MDLKEHIFDVISKKRTVSNAELSRQTGFSRVYIHRFLKALCEEGRIVLVGRANKARYVLATKKAVLSEKSGTLSFRRAYRIAGLTEDAVLADIKHETGIYQNMAQSVARIADFAFTKMLNNALEHSHSKTVDVYMMRDAATLRFDIRDRGIGIYRNLMQTHHFDGELDAIHQLLKGKVTTAPRAHTGEGIFFTSKLADVLVIESGTTKLTFHTLLDDIFITKIKTKQGTRVSFSLSLHSKRMIEKVFHAYTDSSYHFSKTNVRIKLYALGVDYISRSQARRLLVGLEKFQEIILDFKDVQSIGQAFADEIFRVWQRRHSAIRLTWVHAEEAVKFMIKRALHEAE comes from the coding sequence ATGGATCTAAAAGAACACATTTTTGATGTAATTTCCAAAAAGAGAACGGTTTCGAACGCTGAACTTTCTCGTCAAACGGGGTTTTCTCGCGTTTATATACACCGTTTTCTTAAGGCTCTATGTGAAGAGGGCCGCATAGTGCTTGTTGGTAGGGCAAATAAGGCGCGCTATGTTCTTGCAACAAAAAAGGCAGTACTTTCTGAAAAAAGTGGCACTCTTTCATTTCGGAGGGCGTATCGTATTGCGGGATTGACCGAAGATGCAGTGCTTGCAGATATTAAACACGAGACCGGAATCTATCAGAACATGGCACAATCCGTAGCGCGCATTGCGGATTTCGCATTTACGAAAATGTTGAATAACGCTCTAGAGCATTCGCATTCAAAAACAGTCGACGTGTATATGATGCGGGATGCAGCTACGCTTCGGTTTGATATTCGGGATCGCGGCATTGGAATTTATCGAAATCTCATGCAGACCCATCATTTTGATGGAGAGCTTGATGCAATTCACCAGTTACTTAAAGGCAAAGTTACTACAGCCCCCCGCGCTCATACGGGGGAAGGTATCTTTTTTACTTCAAAACTGGCAGATGTTCTTGTTATCGAAAGCGGCACTACAAAACTGACCTTTCACACACTGCTCGACGATATTTTTATAACAAAAATTAAGACAAAACAGGGAACTCGTGTGAGTTTTTCTCTTTCACTGCACTCAAAAAGAATGATTGAAAAAGTGTTTCACGCATATACCGATTCATCATACCATTTTTCCAAGACGAATGTTCGCATTAAACTCTACGCGCTTGGAGTAGACTATATTTCACGCTCGCAAGCCCGTCGGCTTCTTGTTGGGCTGGAAAAATTTCAAGAAATCATTCTTGATTTTAAAGATGTACAATCAATTGGCCAGGCATTTGCAGATGAAATCTTTCGCGTATGGCAGAGAAGACATTCTGCCATACGACTGACGTGGGTTCATGC